In the Epinephelus lanceolatus isolate andai-2023 chromosome 6, ASM4190304v1, whole genome shotgun sequence genome, one interval contains:
- the LOC117254227 gene encoding prostaglandin E2 receptor EP4 subtype-like, with translation MGLHLSGHEPIHPSCQAAGCSTVLETARLSLHSCAHHLVDRIWITDYWKADGMVLPEKIPLLTPHFLLQGVKRDTLSQIPNRPKEISITNSSLWVYLAMESPNFTHAASINETLVQQSKVPRVETAMALPIFMFAGGAIGNLIAIIVLSVSRQERKSSAFYTLVCGLAVTDLLGTCLASPLTIANYLDQNVLKDHHVCEFHAFLLLFFGLTGLSIICAMAAERYLAICCPYTYQRWGVDRRFAQKFLLFIYISHILFCCLPMMGMARSELQSSGTWCFIDWRTHEPVANAYSVLYGTISLLLILGTIMLNLAVCGALLLMRQRTVQRPVTRASVRERWRALSSAAETQMIAVLVMTSAVVLACSAPLVVRVFANRFMLNNDRKADLAAIRIASVNPILDPWIYILLRRSLFRRLLSLSRRGGSTRSNSSSPPTPQMNLFYPELMRDNHVLTQLMCNTNIMTQLPATIKFTAYDTESVRQT, from the exons atgggtcTTCATCTCTCAGGGCATGagcccatccatccatcctgtcAGGCTGCTGGGTGTTCTACTGTTTTAGAGACAGCCCGCCTCTCACTTCACAGTTGTGCGCATCATTTGGTCGACCGCATCTGGATTACTGATTACTGGAAAGCAGATGGGATGGTACTACCAGAGAAAATACCCCTGCTGACTCCTCATTTTCTGCTGCAGGGGGTTAAAAGGGACACGTTATCCCAAATCCCCAACAGACCAAAGGAAATATCAATAACAAACAGCAGCCTGTGGGTGTATTTGGCGATGGAGAGCCCAAACTTTACGCACGCTGCTTCCATAAACGAGACGCTGGTTCAGCAGTCGAAAGTACCCAGGGTCGAGACAGCGATGGCTTTACCGATATTTATGTTTGCTGGAGGCGCCATTGGGAATTTAATTGCAATAATCGTCCTCTCAGTATCGAGACAGGAGAGGAAATCTTCAGCCTTCTACACGCTGGTGTGCGGTCTGGCGGTGACGGACCTGCTGGGCACCTGCCTGGCTAGTCCGCTCACCATAGCCAACTACCTGGACCAGAATGTGCTGAAGGACCATCACGTGTGCGAGTTTCACgcctttttgttgctgtttttcggGTTAACAGGACTGAGCATCATATGCGCAATGGCAGCGGAGCGGTACCTGGCTATATGCTGCCCGTACACCTACCAGCGCTGGGGGGTGGACCGACGCTTTGCGCAGAAGTTCCTTCTCTTCATTTACATCAGTCACATCCTCTTCTGCTGCCTCCCGATGATGGGCATGGCCAGGAGCGAGCTGCAGTCGTCCGGCACCTGGTGCTTCATCGACTGGAGGACACACGAGCCCGTGGCCAACGCGTACTCCGTCCTGTACGGCACCATCAGCCTGCTGCTCATCCTGGGCACCATCATGCTGAATCTGGCGGTGTGCGGCGCGCTGCTGCTGATGCGGCAGAGGACCGTGCAGCGGCCCGTCACCAGAGCCAGCGTCCGGGAGAGGTGGAGGGCTCTGTCCTCGGCTGCAGAGACGCAGATGATCGCGGTGCTGGTGATGACCTCCGCGGTGGTTCTGGCTTGTTCAGCCCCGCTGGTG GTCCGTGTGTTTGCAAACAGGTTCATGCTGAATAATGACCGCAAAGCTGACCTGGCTGCTATCCGGATAGCATCTGTCAACCCCATCCTCGACCCCTGGATCTACATCCTCCTCAGGAGGTCTCTGTTTCGGCGGTTACTGAGTTTATCCAGGCGAGGCGGCAGCACTCGCAGTAACAGTAGTTCACCTCCTACACCACAAATGAATCTGTTTTATCCTGAACTCATGAGGGACAATCACGTGCTCACCCAGCTCATGTGCAACACAAACATCATGACTCAACTGCCTGCCACCATCAAATTTACTGCGTATGACACAGAGAGTGTCCGCCAGACTTAA